Genomic window (Plasmodium relictum strain SGS1 genome assembly, contig: PRELSG_00_v1_79, whole genome shotgun sequence):
AATATACAATTGGTtagattaaatattatatatgaaaaatatttcaatatattatataaaaataagtatatactCTAAAAATCAGTTTATTTAGTTATGcatactctttattaatttgtttgtttattactttttaaaatgCATTGAAcatgaaattaataaatcacatttaaaaaaaatatatatatctattttaacaaaattataatacatctttgttaaaataaatatatttctctgaaacaataaaaactactgaattaaatttacattacaaatatgaatttatttatatttaaaataaaaataaatataaaaaaaaaaagtcaatataattatttatacatacTCTTTATTAAGTTTTGTATTAAATACTTTAGCAAAGTCTTTGGATAGACAATTAATTAAACTAACagatatttaataaattaaagttATCGTAACGTTTAAGATACATTTAATCttatattatatgtatattttttttagtgaacaataattttattaaaaaagtcacttataatttatttttacgttttttctctattttttcttgtaTTAAAAGGATTAAATGTATTACAATAGATAAATTGATTAACAAATAAGCCAAAGGACCTAATATTGAATCAATATTACcaataaattttatagatAATATAAGTGAAATGAGTGATAAGGGAAAAGTAAAGGATGATAAAATtagttttaaattatttatgcaCATTTTTGAGACCCTctcattaaattttactttttcacttttttctATTGTCTCTATATCATTTCCTTcttctaaatatatattcttctTTATACCACTTTCCTCCTTTCTTGATTctaaatttgttttttttaaactctCTTGTTTACAAAATTTGAATTCCTCATTTGTTTGTATTTTTCTATCATTACTTTCTGCTAATGATCTTTTAAATCCTAAATTTAATACgttttttaagttatttttataattacatGACCTAAAGGAATCTCCCTAAAATATCAAAAAgacatttaatattttaaaaaagggtttttttatattaatgtaatttttattaaaaataatgataacaaaaaaaaatataaatatttttaagtacTATTATTATCCTACATTATTATAACACTGTAATACACAAATTAAAAGagcaaatataaaaaaaattataggaaaatttaatgtatattttttatcttttttattgtatatttttatagttGATATATCTGTAGTAATAAATTCTTTGGCTATGAGGAAGTAGTATTCGGGGTATATACTAGTATTCGATATATTATTACATCTacctttcatttttttttatttataaaaaattatttttttttacatataattaatattactaggttaaaaaaaaataaattaaataattgaaatttaaaaattctttgtaaaaatgataaatgttaaaatatttaaggaaaaaaattactttaaaatatcttatttaatattttatttaaaatatttataaaaatatttgtataaTGCTATTAAAATGGAATAGATTAATAGATTATTTAACg
Coding sequences:
- a CDS encoding fam-h protein, whose product is MKGRCNNISNTSIYPEYYFLIAKEFITTDISTIKIYNKKDKKYTLNFPIIFFIFALLICVLQCYNNGDSFRSCNYKNNLKNVLNLGFKRSLAESNDRKIQTNEEFKFCKQESLKKTNLESRKEESGIKKNIYLEEGNDIETIEKSEKVKFNERVSKMCINNLKLILSSFTFPLSLISLILSIKFIGNIDSILGPLAYLLINLSIVIHLILLIQEKIEKKRKNKL